The Salvia miltiorrhiza cultivar Shanhuang (shh) chromosome 1, IMPLAD_Smil_shh, whole genome shotgun sequence genome has a window encoding:
- the LOC131007254 gene encoding uncharacterized protein LOC131007254: MSAAAATAVVALINHHATSGAEKLKPRSLSSHNPFAKKVLRVGRFYAPSNRTFHKHLTGVKFRRPFSPVMEWQDCTVKKEIDVPISVAYQCYSDREAIPEWMPFISSVKILEDKPDLSRWSLKYKAFGRDIEFSWLARNMQPILNQKIHWRSLEGLPNRGAVRFFPKGADSCSVELTVSYEVPPLLTPVASALQPFLESLLVRGLERFANFAKTYSTESRA; this comes from the exons ATGTCGGCAGCTGCAGCAACGGCGGTGGTAGCACTAATTAACCACCACGCCACATCCGGCGCCGAGAAACTCAAGCCCCGCTCTTTATCCTCCCATAATCCATTCGCCAAAAAAGTGTTGCGTGTCGGCAGATTTTATGCCCCTTCAAACAGGACTTTTCACAAACACCTTACCGGCGTCAAATTCCGGCGGCCCTTCTCCCCCGTCATGGAATGGCAGGATTGCAC GGTGAAGAAGGAAATAGACGTCCCGATTTCAGTTGCTTATCAGTGTTACTCTGATCGTGAAGCCATTCCTGAGTGGATGCCCTTCATATCATCCGTGAAG ATTCTGGAGGACAAACCTGACCTATCAAGATGGTCACTCAAGTATAAAGCATTTGGGCGTGATATAGAATTTTCTTGGCTCGCGCGAAATATGCAG CCTATACTAAACCAGAAAATTCACTGGAGATCTCTCGAGGGTCTTCCTAATAG GGGAGCTGTAAGATTTTTCCCTAAAGGTGCTGATTCTTGTTCGGTAGAA CTTACGGTTTCGTATGAAGTTCCACCACTGCTGACTCCAGTGGCATCT GCACTGCAACCTTTCCTTGAAAGCTTGCTCGTTCGCGGACTGGAACGCTTTGCAAACTTCGCCAAAACCTATTCGACTGAATCAAGAGCATAG
- the LOC131006187 gene encoding uncharacterized protein LOC131006187 produces MKRYYNHIVTTSGAGSSSTINGPNARVEPEASPKEVNIEVDLQLEPSSKVVDLLNLPSDPGLRPNIMSYPPNMIEQVRRAYLLKGPCQPRNHDFPQKIEANRKRKFVSAWFDEFKMWLEYSIAKDAAFCLYCYLFSSGSSEKGHDAFISGGFNTWRKKDRLRDHVGEVNSDHNKCRLACQDLMNQAQHIEVTISRVSKQSQMDYRSRLDASIKCLRYLLMQGMAFRGHDESEESLNQGNFMELLKLLASCSKEISNVVLKNAPENLKLTSPDIQKDIINAIAVETTRAIIDDIGNDFFAILVDECRDVSVKEQMGIVLRYVNKKGCVIERFIGLVHVSDTIATSLEKGIDSLFSTYGLSISSLRGQGYDGASNMRGEFSGLKTLILKRNPNAYYVHCFAHQLQLTIVAVAKKHIIIGSFFNTISRLCNVVGGSCKRRDMLRESQREKIMEGIASDEIKTGRGLNQEMGMKRHGDTRWSSHYGTLINLIHLFTSVVDVLEYVGANGTDDSQKSEAMDLLDVISRFEFVFVLHLMKKILGITHDLSQVLQRKEQDIVNAMRLVNVAKTRLQAMRDKEWEMMLTDISKFCSKNEIEMIDMEDEYAPRGRGRRRVEKMTNLHHYRVELFYTVIDMQALELNQRFDEVNTELILCMSCLDHRDSFAGFDIEKLVRLAKFYPSEFSEVALYELESQLENFIVDVRMDEKFLELSGIGDLAEKMVSTRKHDIFPLVYLLVKLSLTLPVATATVERVFSAMKIIKSVLRNRMGDNLLNDCLVPYIEKDVFVNVTNEAIMQRFQNMKNRREML; encoded by the coding sequence ATGAAACGATATTATAATCACATAGTTACTACAAGTGGGGCGGGTTCATCTTCAACGATTAATGGTCCTAATGCACGTGTGGAACCTGAAGCATCACCAAAAGAAGTGAATATTGAAGTTGATCTTCAGCTTGAGCCATCTTCGAAAGTGGTTGATTTATTAAATCTTCCAAGTGATCCGGGACTACGGCCTAACATAATGAGCTATCCTCCAAACATGATTGAGCAGGTGCGTAGAGCTTATTTATTAAAAGGTCCATGTCAACCGCGTAATCATGATTTTCCACAGAAGATAGAGGCCAATAGAAAGCGAAAATTTGTTTCGGCTTGGTTTGATGAATTCAAGATGTGGTTGGAATATAGTATTGCAAAAGATGCTGCTTTTTGCTTATATTGTTATTTGTTTTCATCGGGTAGTAGCGAAAAAGGACATGATGCTTTTATATCTGGAGGGTTTAATACTTGGCGCAAGAAAGATAGATTGAGAGATCATGTTGGAGAGGTTAATAGTGATCATAATAAATGTAGATTGGCATGTCAAGATTTGATGAATCAAGCCCAACACATTGAGGTGACAATTTCTAGAGTATCTAAACAGTCACAGATGGATTATCGCTCTAGATTAGATGCATCAATAAAGTGTCTCCGCTATCTCCTTATGCAAGGAATGGCTTTTCGAGGACATGATGAGTCAGAAGAATCTTTGAACCAAGGCAATTTTATGGAGCTTTTGAAACTTTTGGCTTCTTGTAGTAAAGAGATATCTAATGTTGTGTTGAAGAATGCTCCTGAAAACTTGAAACTTACATCACCTGACATTCAGAAAGATATCATAAATGCAATTGCAGTTGAGACTACTAGAGCTATCATTGATGATATTGGTAATGATTTTTTTGCCATATTAGTTGATGAATGTCGGGATGTGTCTGTCAAAGAGCAAATGGGTATTGTTCTACGCTATGTGAATAAAAAGGGATGTGTCATTGAACGATTTATTGGTCTAGTGCATGTTAGTGACACAATTGCTACCTCACTTGAGAAGGGAATTGATTCCTTATTTTCTACTTATGGGTTGAGCATTTCTAGTTTGAGAGGTCAAGGATATGATGGTGCAAGTAACATGAGAGGTGAATTCAGTGGATTGAAAACTTTGATACTCAAGAGGAATCCTAATGcctattatgttcattgtttTGCTCATCAGCTTCAACTAACAATTGTTGCTGTTGCGAAAAAGCATATCATTATTGGGTCTTTCTTTAACACTATCTCGCGTTTATGCAATGTGGTTGGAGGTTCATGTAAGCGCAGGGATATGCTTCGAGAGAGCCAAAGAGAGAAGATTATGGAAGGCATTGCAAGTGATGAAATTAAGACCGGAAGGGGATTGAATCAAGAAATGGGGATGAAACGACACGGGGACACTCGTTGGAGTTCTCATTACGGTACTCTCATCAACTTGATTCACTTATTTACTTCTGTTGTTGATGTTCTGGAGTATGTTGGGGCAAATGGTACCGATGATTCACAAAAATCTGAAGCTATGGATTTGTTAGATGTTATTAGTCGATTTGAGTTTGTCTTTGTGTTACATCTGATGAAGAAAATTTTGGGAATTACACATGATCTATCTCAAGTGCTACAAAGGAAAGAACAAGATATTGTGAATGCAATGAGACTTGTTAATGTAGCAAAAACTCGCTTGCAAGCAATGAGAGATAAAGAATGGGAGATGATGTTAACTGACATTTCTAAGTTTTGTAGTAAAAATGAGATAGAAATGATTGATATGGAAGATGAATATGCACCTCGAGGAAGAGGAAGGCGTAGAGTTGAGAAAATGACAAATCTCCACCATTATCGAGTTGAGCTTTTTTACACTGTGATTGACATGCAGGCTTTAGAGTTAAATCAACGTTTTGATGAAGTCAACACAGAATTGATTTTATGCATGTCATGTTTGGATCATAGAGACTCATTTGCTGGATTTGATATTGAAAAGCTAGTTCGACTTGCAAAGTTTTATCCGTCTGAATTTTCTGAAGTTGCTTTGTATGAACTTGAAAGTCAGCTTGAGAACTTTATTGTCGATGTGCGCATGGATGAAAAGTTCTTAGAACTATCAGGGATTGGAGATCTTGCTGAGAAGATGGTTTCTacaaggaaacatgacatttttcCTTTGGTGTATTTGTTAGTTAAGTTATCATTGACTTTACCAGTTGCTACTGCTACAGTTGAAAGAGTCTTTTCAGCAATGAAGATCATCAAGAGTGTTCTTCGCAATCGTATGGGAGACAATCTTTTGAACGATTGCTTAGTACCTTACATCGAAAAGGATGTGTTTGTAAATGTTACTAATGAAGCTATTATGCAGAGGTTTCAGAACATGAAAAACAGGAGAGAAATGTTATGA
- the LOC131007942 gene encoding uncharacterized protein LOC131007942 encodes MSASSSPADKGGLNLLQVSNNFQSSSVATASDSLRKENAILSPNSPSETTAAVVTIATVPKDSYAKVTTPQRLKKPDLPAHKFQALRPITHGDSGILRVPSDLQLFQANKFQHALIGRLLLNKGEKPRTTRDLKAELQSLWAIKSPWFLMPMGKGYYTLKFTTPEDKATAKAHVIWDLAAGSIRLRDWVRYFNPYKESSSLAQVWVRIYYLPVEFWHPEVLTGIGHWLGQPLKIDGNSLNDEVAHFARILVEIDLAKTLPENFIIDGGDYSFKIEFCYEYLPLFCTRCKITGHSADKCRKGRKEKQPIEEVPVSKEPEWQPIKHGATNVEAAKQNSDDEGAKHNELSGPDLLDLVTKKGSHQTDNRFEVLENLEMQENINTEQVIGSSSSNSGKRLEDRISSPEQTSQRLEDAGKSNECMGGRVSLDNIEKEKLTLELDGARNPSQQDAPNKQLTEERATPSLNQKDETQQVLSVTDKKLIALENDQKVQRLKQHITKEQAVSMHVTQELSDLPKRGRGRPTKQDQAARNHNKALLQQQENIKSRLRKSVESGHKPRDYIIDYSNTDNFCTMDNIATKKWADEVELGGAQSRNTL; translated from the coding sequence ATGTCTGCCTCATCAAGTCCGGCCGATAAGGGGGGGCTTAACCTCCTGCAGGTGTCTAATAATTTTCAATCCTCGTCAGTTGCTACTGCTAGTGATTCGCTACGTAAAGAAAACGCCATCCTCTCTCCGAACTCGCCTTCGGAAACTACTGCGGCTGTTGTCACGATTGCTACTGTGCCTAAAGATTCCTATGCAAAGGTCACGACTCCTCAACGTCTCAAAAAACCAGATCTTCCCGCGCATAAATTTCAGGCACTCCGCCCGATCACTCATGGTGATAGCGGAATTCTCAGGGTCCCAAGTGATCTGCAACTTTTCCAAGCAAACAAGTTTCAGCATGCACTGATTGGAAGATTATTGCTGAATAAAGGAGAGAAACCGCGAACTACGCGTGATCTCAAAGCTGAACTTCAATCTCTTTGGGCGATTAAATCTCCTTGGTTTTTAATGCCTATGGGAAAAGGCTATTATACGTTAAAATTCACCACTCCAGAGGACAAAGCCACAGCAAAAGCTCATGTCATATGGGATTTGGCGGCTGGCTCCATACGACTGCGTGACTGGGTTCGCTATTTTAACCCTTATAAGGAATCGTCCTCTCTAGCTCAGGTTTGGGTGAGAATTTATTATCTCCCGGTGGAATTTTGGCATCCGGAAGTTCTTACAGGGATTGGTCATTGGCTTGGGCAACCGCTGAAAATTGATGGCAACTCGTTGAATGATGAGGTTGCCCACTTTGCGCGTATTCTGGTGGAAATTGACTTGGCTAAGACGTTACCGGAGAATTTCATTATTGATGGGGGTGACTATTCTTTTAAGATTGAATTCTGTTATGAATATCTTCCTCTCTTTTGCACTAGGTGCAAAATTACCGGACATTCGGCCGATAAGTGTCGTAAGGGAAGAAAGGAAAAGCAGCCGATCGAGGAGGTGCCAGTCAGTAAAGAGCCGGAATGGCAGCCAATCAAACATGGGGCGACGAACGTAGAAGCTGCGAAGCAAAATTCTGATGATGAAGGTGCTAAACACAATGAACTCTCTGGTCCTGATTTGCTGGATTTAGTTACTAAAAAAGGGAGTCATCAAACTGATAACCGCTTTGAGGTCTTGGAGAATTTGGAGATGCAGGAAAACATAAATACGGAACAGGTAATTGGATCATCATCTAGCAATTCTGGGAAGAGATTGGAGGATAGAATAAGCTCGCCGGAGCAAACTTCGCAGAGGCTGGAGGATGCTGGTAAGTCTAATGAGTGCATGGGCGGCCGTGTCTCTTTAGACAACATTGAAAAGGAAAAACTGACGTTGGAGTTGGATGGAGCCAGAAATCCGAGCCAGCAAGATGCTCCTAACAAACAGCTGACGGAGGAACGGGCGACACCTTCTTTGAATCAGAAAGATGAGACACAGCAGGTGCTCTCGGTTACTGATAAAAAACTCATTGCTCTGGAGAATGACCAGAAAGTGCAGAGGCTGAAACAACATATAACTAAGGAACAAGCGGTGTCAATGCATGTGACTCAGGAACTTTCCGATTTGCCGAAACGGGGTCGAGGAAGGCCTACCAAACAAGATCAGGCAGCACGTAATCATAATAAAGCCTTGTTACAGCAGCAAGAAAATATCAAAAGCAGGCTTCGAAAGTCGGTGGAGTCGGGGCATAAACCGAGAGACTATATCATAGATTATAGCAATACGGATAACTTTTGTACAATGGATAATATTGCTACTAAGAAGTGGGCTGATGAAGTGGAGCTGGGGGGAGCCCAGTCCAGGAATACTCTTTAA
- the LOC131007257 gene encoding transcription termination factor MTERF9, chloroplastic-like isoform X2, with amino-acid sequence MVLLHAARRGAAFVAGRRLHNRTSSFFACSCTGLHKRQKTDSSFVFLRFSSYPYVLKPGHFHTTSCESVESLQEGIELAGDEEKSRESADIFQEWGCSESDISKIFERRSSLRKMDIHILRSKLDILSRLGIKSADLVKMVHCRPRLLNCRINIDLNERLAYLEGLFGSKEVLVKAIVRNPSLLIYDFQNKVKPIIAMYESLGLSKEDLITVLLSRPTLIPRTNLNEEKLDYIRRTGVSERSKMYKHVVSIVAISRMETIREKMLSMEKYGLSEDDYLCLIGRSPLVMTLSVDKVQRNMTYVLGTMKLPASVVLHNPFLIFFNLEKVLKPRFLIACKIEDMGLAPQIKGPLLLRAMRMSDKRFIKAFISCHPESVAEELLTAYKHAKCVRRQHYAAVDRP; translated from the exons ATGGTACTCTTGCACGCCGCCAGGAGAGGTGCTGCTTTTGTTGCCGGCCGCCGCTTGCACAACCGCACCTCTTCATTTTTCGCTTGTTCATGTACA GGCCTACATAAGCGTCAGAAAACTGATTCAAGTTTCGTGTTTCTCCGCTTTAGCTCATATCCTTATGTTCTTAAACCTGGACATTTTCATACTACATCTTGTGAATCCGTTGAAAGTCTACAAGAAGGGATAGAATTAGCTGGTGATGAGGAGAAATCGAGAGAATCAGCTGACATTTTCCAAGAATGGGGTTGTAGTGAGAGTGATATATCCAAGATTTTTGAGCGACGTTCATCTTTACGTAAGATGGACATTCATATCCTTCGGTCTAAGCTCGACATACTCTCTCGCTTGGGCATCAAATCAGCTGACCTTGTAAAGATGGTGCATTGCCGTCCCCGTTTGCTCAACTGCAGAATCAACATTGATCTGAACGAACGCCTTGCATATCTGGAGGGTTTGTTCGGCTCAAAGGAGGTCCTAGTGAAGGCCATCGTGCGGAATCCTTCTCTACTGATCTACGACTTCCAAAACAAAGTGAAACCCATCATTGCCATGTACGAGTCGTTGGGCCTCAGCAAAGAGGACTTGATAACTGTGCTTCTGTCTCGCCCCACTTTGATCCCACGCACTAACCTGAATGAAGAGAAGCTAGATTACATCCGTAGGACTGGAGTCTCGGAGCGGTCAAAGATGTATAAACACGTGGTTTCCATAGTTGCTATATCACGCATGGAGACCATCCGTGAAAAGATGCTGAGTATGGAGAAATACGGGCTCTCGGAGGATGACTATCTTTGTCTCATCGGACGTTCCCCGCTCGTGATGACCCTATCTGTTGATAAAGTCCAGAGGAACATGACATATGTACTAGGTACGATGAAGCTACCAGCCAGCGTGGTACTACATAACCCGTTCCTGATCTTCTTCAACCTGGAGAAGGTCCTGAAACCGCGTTTCCTGATAGCATGTAAAATTGAGGATATGGGACTTGCTCCTCAGATCAAGGGACCTCTCTTGTTGAGAGCGATGAGGATGTCGGATAAGAGATTCATCAAAGCATTTATATCTTGCCACCCCGAGAGCGTGGCCGAAGAGCTGCTCACGGCATATAAACATGCTAAATGCGTCAGAAG GCAACATTATGCTGCTGTGGACAGACCATGA
- the LOC131007257 gene encoding transcription termination factor MTERF9, chloroplastic-like isoform X1, translating into MVLLHAARRGAAFVAGRRLHNRTSSFFACSCTGLHKRQKTDSSFVFLRFSSYPYVLKPGHFHTTSCESVESLQEGIELAGDEEKSRESADIFQEWGCSESDISKIFERRSSLRKMDIHILRSKLDILSRLGIKSADLVKMVHCRPRLLNCRINIDLNERLAYLEGLFGSKEVLVKAIVRNPSLLIYDFQNKVKPIIAMYESLGLSKEDLITVLLSRPTLIPRTNLNEEKLDYIRRTGVSERSKMYKHVVSIVAISRMETIREKMLSMEKYGLSEDDYLCLIGRSPLVMTLSVDKVQRNMTYVLGTMKLPASVVLHNPFLIFFNLEKVLKPRFLIACKIEDMGLAPQIKGPLLLRAMRMSDKRFIKAFISCHPESVAEELLTAYKHAKCVRRLAESSKKNLHTGFPF; encoded by the exons ATGGTACTCTTGCACGCCGCCAGGAGAGGTGCTGCTTTTGTTGCCGGCCGCCGCTTGCACAACCGCACCTCTTCATTTTTCGCTTGTTCATGTACA GGCCTACATAAGCGTCAGAAAACTGATTCAAGTTTCGTGTTTCTCCGCTTTAGCTCATATCCTTATGTTCTTAAACCTGGACATTTTCATACTACATCTTGTGAATCCGTTGAAAGTCTACAAGAAGGGATAGAATTAGCTGGTGATGAGGAGAAATCGAGAGAATCAGCTGACATTTTCCAAGAATGGGGTTGTAGTGAGAGTGATATATCCAAGATTTTTGAGCGACGTTCATCTTTACGTAAGATGGACATTCATATCCTTCGGTCTAAGCTCGACATACTCTCTCGCTTGGGCATCAAATCAGCTGACCTTGTAAAGATGGTGCATTGCCGTCCCCGTTTGCTCAACTGCAGAATCAACATTGATCTGAACGAACGCCTTGCATATCTGGAGGGTTTGTTCGGCTCAAAGGAGGTCCTAGTGAAGGCCATCGTGCGGAATCCTTCTCTACTGATCTACGACTTCCAAAACAAAGTGAAACCCATCATTGCCATGTACGAGTCGTTGGGCCTCAGCAAAGAGGACTTGATAACTGTGCTTCTGTCTCGCCCCACTTTGATCCCACGCACTAACCTGAATGAAGAGAAGCTAGATTACATCCGTAGGACTGGAGTCTCGGAGCGGTCAAAGATGTATAAACACGTGGTTTCCATAGTTGCTATATCACGCATGGAGACCATCCGTGAAAAGATGCTGAGTATGGAGAAATACGGGCTCTCGGAGGATGACTATCTTTGTCTCATCGGACGTTCCCCGCTCGTGATGACCCTATCTGTTGATAAAGTCCAGAGGAACATGACATATGTACTAGGTACGATGAAGCTACCAGCCAGCGTGGTACTACATAACCCGTTCCTGATCTTCTTCAACCTGGAGAAGGTCCTGAAACCGCGTTTCCTGATAGCATGTAAAATTGAGGATATGGGACTTGCTCCTCAGATCAAGGGACCTCTCTTGTTGAGAGCGATGAGGATGTCGGATAAGAGATTCATCAAAGCATTTATATCTTGCCACCCCGAGAGCGTGGCCGAAGAGCTGCTCACGGCATATAAACATGCTAAATGCGTCAGAAGGTTAGCAGAGTCCTCAAAGAAGAACTTGCATACAGGATTCCCGTTCTGA
- the LOC131007257 gene encoding transcription termination factor MTERF9, chloroplastic-like isoform X4, giving the protein MYRIELAGDEEKSRESADIFQEWGCSESDISKIFERRSSLRKMDIHILRSKLDILSRLGIKSADLVKMVHCRPRLLNCRINIDLNERLAYLEGLFGSKEVLVKAIVRNPSLLIYDFQNKVKPIIAMYESLGLSKEDLITVLLSRPTLIPRTNLNEEKLDYIRRTGVSERSKMYKHVVSIVAISRMETIREKMLSMEKYGLSEDDYLCLIGRSPLVMTLSVDKVQRNMTYVLGTMKLPASVVLHNPFLIFFNLEKVLKPRFLIACKIEDMGLAPQIKGPLLLRAMRMSDKRFIKAFISCHPESVAEELLTAYKHAKCVRRLAESSKKNLHTGFPF; this is encoded by the exons ATGTACA GGATAGAATTAGCTGGTGATGAGGAGAAATCGAGAGAATCAGCTGACATTTTCCAAGAATGGGGTTGTAGTGAGAGTGATATATCCAAGATTTTTGAGCGACGTTCATCTTTACGTAAGATGGACATTCATATCCTTCGGTCTAAGCTCGACATACTCTCTCGCTTGGGCATCAAATCAGCTGACCTTGTAAAGATGGTGCATTGCCGTCCCCGTTTGCTCAACTGCAGAATCAACATTGATCTGAACGAACGCCTTGCATATCTGGAGGGTTTGTTCGGCTCAAAGGAGGTCCTAGTGAAGGCCATCGTGCGGAATCCTTCTCTACTGATCTACGACTTCCAAAACAAAGTGAAACCCATCATTGCCATGTACGAGTCGTTGGGCCTCAGCAAAGAGGACTTGATAACTGTGCTTCTGTCTCGCCCCACTTTGATCCCACGCACTAACCTGAATGAAGAGAAGCTAGATTACATCCGTAGGACTGGAGTCTCGGAGCGGTCAAAGATGTATAAACACGTGGTTTCCATAGTTGCTATATCACGCATGGAGACCATCCGTGAAAAGATGCTGAGTATGGAGAAATACGGGCTCTCGGAGGATGACTATCTTTGTCTCATCGGACGTTCCCCGCTCGTGATGACCCTATCTGTTGATAAAGTCCAGAGGAACATGACATATGTACTAGGTACGATGAAGCTACCAGCCAGCGTGGTACTACATAACCCGTTCCTGATCTTCTTCAACCTGGAGAAGGTCCTGAAACCGCGTTTCCTGATAGCATGTAAAATTGAGGATATGGGACTTGCTCCTCAGATCAAGGGACCTCTCTTGTTGAGAGCGATGAGGATGTCGGATAAGAGATTCATCAAAGCATTTATATCTTGCCACCCCGAGAGCGTGGCCGAAGAGCTGCTCACGGCATATAAACATGCTAAATGCGTCAGAAGGTTAGCAGAGTCCTCAAAGAAGAACTTGCATACAGGATTCCCGTTCTGA
- the LOC131007257 gene encoding transcription termination factor MTERF9, chloroplastic-like isoform X3, producing the protein MVLLHAARRGAAFVAGRRLHNRTSSFFACSWIELAGDEEKSRESADIFQEWGCSESDISKIFERRSSLRKMDIHILRSKLDILSRLGIKSADLVKMVHCRPRLLNCRINIDLNERLAYLEGLFGSKEVLVKAIVRNPSLLIYDFQNKVKPIIAMYESLGLSKEDLITVLLSRPTLIPRTNLNEEKLDYIRRTGVSERSKMYKHVVSIVAISRMETIREKMLSMEKYGLSEDDYLCLIGRSPLVMTLSVDKVQRNMTYVLGTMKLPASVVLHNPFLIFFNLEKVLKPRFLIACKIEDMGLAPQIKGPLLLRAMRMSDKRFIKAFISCHPESVAEELLTAYKHAKCVRRLAESSKKNLHTGFPF; encoded by the exons ATGGTACTCTTGCACGCCGCCAGGAGAGGTGCTGCTTTTGTTGCCGGCCGCCGCTTGCACAACCGCACCTCTTCATTTTTCGCTTGTTCAT GGATAGAATTAGCTGGTGATGAGGAGAAATCGAGAGAATCAGCTGACATTTTCCAAGAATGGGGTTGTAGTGAGAGTGATATATCCAAGATTTTTGAGCGACGTTCATCTTTACGTAAGATGGACATTCATATCCTTCGGTCTAAGCTCGACATACTCTCTCGCTTGGGCATCAAATCAGCTGACCTTGTAAAGATGGTGCATTGCCGTCCCCGTTTGCTCAACTGCAGAATCAACATTGATCTGAACGAACGCCTTGCATATCTGGAGGGTTTGTTCGGCTCAAAGGAGGTCCTAGTGAAGGCCATCGTGCGGAATCCTTCTCTACTGATCTACGACTTCCAAAACAAAGTGAAACCCATCATTGCCATGTACGAGTCGTTGGGCCTCAGCAAAGAGGACTTGATAACTGTGCTTCTGTCTCGCCCCACTTTGATCCCACGCACTAACCTGAATGAAGAGAAGCTAGATTACATCCGTAGGACTGGAGTCTCGGAGCGGTCAAAGATGTATAAACACGTGGTTTCCATAGTTGCTATATCACGCATGGAGACCATCCGTGAAAAGATGCTGAGTATGGAGAAATACGGGCTCTCGGAGGATGACTATCTTTGTCTCATCGGACGTTCCCCGCTCGTGATGACCCTATCTGTTGATAAAGTCCAGAGGAACATGACATATGTACTAGGTACGATGAAGCTACCAGCCAGCGTGGTACTACATAACCCGTTCCTGATCTTCTTCAACCTGGAGAAGGTCCTGAAACCGCGTTTCCTGATAGCATGTAAAATTGAGGATATGGGACTTGCTCCTCAGATCAAGGGACCTCTCTTGTTGAGAGCGATGAGGATGTCGGATAAGAGATTCATCAAAGCATTTATATCTTGCCACCCCGAGAGCGTGGCCGAAGAGCTGCTCACGGCATATAAACATGCTAAATGCGTCAGAAGGTTAGCAGAGTCCTCAAAGAAGAACTTGCATACAGGATTCCCGTTCTGA